In Gimesia benthica, a single window of DNA contains:
- the mug gene encoding G/U mismatch-specific DNA glycosylase yields MEEIWKPTAEEVEQAVHKQLPDLIEEGLKALFVGTNPGLYSAAVGHHFARPGNRFWPAMHRGKITERLYSPFEDYKLLKRGGGLTNIVSRASKRADELSKEELYEGARILTEKVIRYRPQKVVFLGITSYRKAFRQKDAQLGLQKRQIGKADVWVLPNPSGLNAHYQLPELGKIFARMWRK; encoded by the coding sequence ATGGAAGAAATCTGGAAGCCAACCGCCGAGGAGGTCGAACAGGCCGTCCATAAGCAGCTTCCCGATCTGATTGAAGAGGGGCTGAAAGCCCTGTTTGTCGGGACTAATCCAGGTCTGTATTCAGCTGCGGTCGGGCATCACTTTGCCCGACCCGGCAACCGCTTCTGGCCAGCCATGCATCGGGGGAAAATCACCGAACGACTCTACTCCCCGTTTGAAGACTATAAACTGCTCAAGCGGGGTGGCGGACTGACCAACATTGTCAGCAGAGCCTCTAAACGGGCCGACGAACTCTCGAAAGAGGAGCTCTACGAGGGAGCCCGCATTCTTACGGAAAAGGTCATCAGGTACCGACCGCAGAAGGTCGTCTTTCTGGGGATCACCTCCTACCGTAAAGCGTTTCGGCAGAAAGATGCGCAGCTCGGACTGCAGAAACGCCAGATCGGGAAAGCCGACGTCTGGGTGCTGCCCAACCCCAGCGGGTTGAACGCCCACTATCAGCTCCCGGAACTGGGCAAGATCTTCGCGCGAATGTGGCGGAAATAA
- a CDS encoding aspartate aminotransferase family protein has product MKPFPIYVDRAQGAHKYDVDGNDIIDYWSGHGALILGHSHPAMVEAVQAQVAKGTHFGACHELELEWGELVRQLVPSCEMLRFTSSGTEATMMALRVSRIATGKTKVIKFAGHFHGWHDLLTQASEPPHDDKSYSMPGVTNGVSDELVIIRPNDLELVERTIDAHDPACIIVEATGSRWGVVPLEEGFLQGLRQLTADKGVLLIMDEVISGFRVAPGGMQEVCGIVPDLTSLAKIVAGGLPGGCLAGRADLMQAIAFDNPFGQKMKHPGTYNANPLSAAAGIAVLKEVATGKPCRQANESAAKLRRGMNEVLTRKNVNWAVYGQFSIIKVFPGYDGPRPEDDSFVPYDNDFDKLDRKHDARLGHAFRCALLLNGVDWFGWGAMTTASHTDEDIDFTVNAFERAIDSLRNDGLID; this is encoded by the coding sequence ATGAAACCGTTCCCGATCTACGTAGACCGCGCTCAGGGTGCCCATAAATACGATGTCGACGGGAACGACATTATCGATTACTGGAGCGGCCATGGTGCATTGATCCTGGGGCACAGTCACCCGGCGATGGTCGAAGCGGTTCAGGCACAGGTCGCGAAAGGAACTCATTTCGGTGCCTGTCACGAACTAGAACTCGAATGGGGAGAGCTGGTCCGCCAGCTGGTCCCTTCCTGTGAAATGCTCCGCTTTACCAGCAGTGGAACTGAAGCGACCATGATGGCCCTGCGAGTCTCTCGGATCGCCACCGGCAAGACCAAAGTGATCAAGTTTGCCGGCCACTTCCACGGCTGGCACGATCTGCTCACCCAGGCTTCTGAGCCTCCCCACGATGACAAAAGCTACTCGATGCCCGGCGTCACGAATGGGGTCTCCGACGAACTGGTTATCATTCGTCCCAATGATCTCGAACTGGTCGAACGTACGATCGACGCACACGACCCGGCCTGTATTATTGTGGAAGCGACCGGCAGCCGCTGGGGTGTGGTTCCCCTGGAAGAGGGCTTCCTGCAGGGACTTCGCCAGCTGACCGCAGATAAAGGCGTGCTGCTGATCATGGATGAAGTCATCAGTGGTTTCCGTGTGGCCCCCGGGGGTATGCAGGAAGTCTGTGGCATTGTACCGGACCTGACTTCTCTGGCGAAAATCGTTGCTGGTGGTCTGCCAGGAGGTTGTCTGGCAGGACGGGCCGACCTGATGCAGGCGATTGCCTTCGACAACCCCTTCGGCCAGAAAATGAAACACCCCGGCACCTATAATGCCAACCCGCTCTCCGCCGCCGCCGGGATCGCCGTACTGAAAGAAGTTGCCACTGGTAAACCCTGTCGCCAGGCGAATGAAAGTGCAGCGAAGCTGCGCAGGGGTATGAATGAAGTACTCACTCGCAAGAACGTGAACTGGGCGGTCTACGGCCAGTTCTCGATCATCAAAGTCTTCCCCGGCTACGATGGCCCGCGGCCGGAAGACGATTCGTTCGTTCCGTATGACAATGACTTTGATAAGCTGGACCGTAAACATGATGCCCGACTGGGGCACGCGTTCCGTTGTGCTCTGCTGCTCAACGGCGTGGACTGGTTCGGCTGGGGAGCGATGACAACCGCTTCTCATACTGACGAAGACATCGATTTCACAGTCAATGCATTTGAACGCGCCATTGACTCACTGCGGAATGACGGCTTGATCGACTGA
- the thrS gene encoding threonine--tRNA ligase has product MIQIKLPDGSVKEFPENSSALDVAQSIGERLANAVVAAEVDGTICDAFRPLKDISDSNEISLRLLTERDAEALGVMRHSCAHIMARAVMRLWPDIQLAFGPTLPHGFYYDFGLEHTISEDDFPKIEEEMKKIIKEEEPFERFSLDREEAISFVNEMHQSSKAEHIATGLADHPQLSFYRQGEFVDLCRGPHIPNAGKVKAFKLLSIAGSYWKGDAGNKPLQRLYGTAWFSKKDMKKYLEQVEEAKRRDHRVLGKKLGLFQINPEVGQGLCLWLPKGATIRAVLEDFIKVELTRLGYQPVYSPHIGRVELYETSGHFPYYRDSQFAPLFGHDAGQLVDFWVRKLEEDDLSAEQEETLFQSSRVMNCDFEFPPGASREEKLKILKDWEHKHERFLLKPMNCPHHAKMYQAMPRSYRDLPVRLAEFGTVYRHEQTGELNGMLRVRGLTQDDAHIFCTPEQVEDEFRATLELVKFVLASVGLDNFRVQLSLRDPKSDKYVGSEENWQHAEDSLRKVLADSGMSYTECEGEAAFYGPKADFMVSDCIGREWQLGTVQLDYNLPERFQLEYTGSDNHSHRPVMIHRAPFGSMERFTGMLIEHFAGAFPLWLAPEQIRVLPVSDKTLDYANEVAAQLRQNGFRISVDTRSSKVNAKIRDAQLELIPYMFIVGPKEAEQTAVAVRDRIDGDLGPIPLADAIAKLKEEVEERRVRQVAENTFEALEGQTEQANEY; this is encoded by the coding sequence ATGATTCAGATCAAGTTACCCGATGGAAGCGTAAAGGAATTTCCCGAAAACAGTTCAGCACTCGATGTCGCCCAGTCAATTGGGGAGCGGCTGGCCAATGCAGTCGTCGCCGCGGAAGTGGACGGAACCATTTGTGATGCGTTCCGCCCTCTGAAGGACATCTCTGACTCTAATGAAATCTCACTCCGCCTGCTTACCGAGCGGGACGCCGAAGCACTCGGCGTGATGCGACACTCCTGTGCCCACATCATGGCACGGGCGGTGATGCGGCTCTGGCCCGATATCCAGTTGGCCTTCGGTCCCACTCTGCCACACGGCTTTTACTACGATTTTGGCCTGGAACACACCATCAGCGAAGATGACTTCCCCAAAATCGAAGAAGAGATGAAGAAGATCATCAAGGAAGAAGAGCCCTTCGAACGCTTCTCGCTCGACCGGGAAGAAGCCATCTCCTTCGTGAATGAGATGCACCAGTCATCCAAAGCCGAGCATATCGCTACAGGTCTGGCCGACCATCCGCAGCTCAGCTTCTACCGCCAGGGCGAATTTGTCGACCTGTGTCGCGGTCCGCACATTCCCAATGCAGGGAAAGTTAAAGCCTTCAAGCTGCTCTCCATTGCTGGTTCCTACTGGAAAGGGGATGCCGGCAACAAACCGCTGCAGCGTCTGTACGGCACTGCCTGGTTCAGTAAGAAGGACATGAAAAAATACCTGGAACAGGTGGAAGAAGCTAAACGCCGCGACCACCGTGTGCTGGGGAAAAAGCTGGGCCTGTTCCAGATCAATCCCGAAGTCGGTCAGGGACTCTGCCTCTGGCTACCCAAAGGGGCGACCATCCGTGCGGTCCTCGAAGACTTCATCAAAGTGGAACTGACCCGACTGGGTTATCAGCCCGTCTATTCGCCGCACATCGGTCGTGTGGAACTCTACGAAACCAGTGGGCACTTTCCTTATTACCGCGATTCCCAGTTCGCTCCGCTGTTCGGCCACGACGCCGGTCAGCTGGTCGACTTCTGGGTACGTAAACTGGAAGAAGATGATCTTTCCGCTGAGCAGGAAGAGACCCTGTTCCAGTCCTCGCGTGTCATGAACTGCGACTTCGAATTCCCACCTGGTGCGAGCCGGGAAGAGAAACTTAAAATTCTCAAGGACTGGGAACACAAGCATGAGCGGTTCCTGCTCAAGCCGATGAACTGTCCGCACCATGCAAAGATGTATCAGGCAATGCCCCGCAGCTATCGCGATCTGCCCGTCCGTCTGGCGGAATTCGGGACCGTGTACCGTCACGAGCAGACCGGGGAATTGAACGGGATGCTTCGTGTACGGGGTCTGACCCAGGACGACGCCCACATCTTCTGCACTCCCGAGCAGGTTGAAGACGAATTCCGGGCCACACTGGAACTGGTAAAATTCGTGCTGGCCTCGGTCGGTCTGGACAACTTTCGCGTGCAGCTCTCGCTGCGTGACCCGAAGAGCGACAAGTACGTGGGCAGTGAAGAGAACTGGCAGCACGCCGAAGACAGTCTGCGGAAAGTACTCGCCGATTCCGGTATGTCCTACACCGAATGCGAAGGGGAAGCCGCATTCTATGGTCCCAAGGCCGACTTCATGGTCTCGGACTGCATCGGACGTGAATGGCAGCTGGGAACCGTACAGCTGGACTACAACCTGCCCGAGCGGTTCCAGCTGGAATACACTGGATCGGATAACCATTCGCATCGTCCCGTGATGATTCACCGGGCCCCATTCGGTTCGATGGAACGTTTCACCGGGATGCTGATCGAGCATTTCGCCGGTGCCTTCCCGCTCTGGCTGGCTCCGGAACAGATTCGAGTCCTGCCCGTCAGCGACAAGACACTCGACTACGCCAACGAAGTCGCTGCTCAACTACGGCAGAACGGCTTCCGGATTTCGGTCGATACGCGCAGCTCCAAGGTCAACGCGAAGATCCGCGATGCCCAGCTGGAACTGATTCCTTACATGTTCATCGTTGGTCCTAAAGAAGCCGAACAGACTGCTGTCGCTGTCCGCGATCGCATCGACGGTGACCTGGGTCCGATACCTTTAGCAGACGCGATTGCCAAGCTGAAGGAAGAGGTCGAAGAACGCCGCGTCCGTCAGGTAGCGGAAAATACGTTCGAAGCCCTGGAAGGTCAGACCGAACAGGCCAACGAGTATTAA
- a CDS encoding TolC family protein, which produces MKEHPSGRARGLGLALSAALITGCASQSTNVQTASTTASVDLKPTPVAETTVVEEPVMEAEILQTRGIESAPEALTDGTHSDVVVNHPAISQPLSELEMLAVEQNPKLVKLYQEYNAASSRSRYVNKLPDPKLGANVFGAPLQTASGSQRAVMSMSQTIPWLGKLNAMEQQACFEAFAVRADYLSERLRVIAAVRTGWYRLYVIDQQIETAEVNQQLLQSLIDVANAQISTGSATQGDVLLGTLELSKLEERLLTYRKLRVAIQAEVNRLIARDADTSILTPQELKIDLPTLSSQQIFQQARDSQPEIQAAQLRTQATRWGIEVAHLSRRPELTLSANYFFTDNNRPPSNLYKVGQDPWSLGAQVSIPLWKEKYDALEDEATWKHLASTYSESDLLDRYDALITELLAEARRAEETAQLYRDTILPQAQQTLRADQESYSRGAVEFDRVIRDYRNLLTLELGYHQAIGELAIALTQLSRVSGQDVPLHSPAPPALPEPE; this is translated from the coding sequence ATGAAGGAACATCCCTCTGGCAGAGCGCGCGGACTGGGGCTGGCACTCTCAGCTGCACTCATCACTGGCTGTGCCTCGCAGTCAACCAACGTGCAGACCGCTTCGACTACAGCTTCTGTGGATTTAAAGCCAACTCCCGTTGCCGAGACAACTGTCGTTGAAGAACCGGTGATGGAAGCGGAGATTCTCCAGACCAGGGGTATTGAATCTGCTCCGGAGGCATTGACTGACGGTACCCATTCTGATGTGGTTGTAAATCACCCTGCGATCTCCCAGCCTCTGAGTGAACTGGAGATGCTGGCTGTGGAACAGAACCCCAAACTGGTCAAGCTCTACCAGGAGTACAACGCCGCATCCTCCCGTTCCCGTTACGTCAATAAGTTGCCTGACCCGAAACTGGGGGCGAATGTCTTCGGGGCTCCGCTGCAGACGGCTTCCGGTTCTCAGCGGGCGGTGATGAGTATGAGCCAGACGATTCCCTGGCTGGGTAAACTGAATGCCATGGAGCAGCAGGCCTGCTTTGAAGCGTTTGCGGTCCGGGCTGACTATCTCTCGGAACGGCTGCGCGTCATCGCTGCAGTGCGGACGGGCTGGTATCGGCTATATGTCATTGACCAGCAGATTGAAACTGCAGAAGTAAATCAGCAACTGCTGCAGTCACTGATCGATGTGGCGAATGCCCAGATTTCGACCGGAAGTGCCACCCAGGGGGACGTTCTGCTGGGAACGCTGGAACTCAGCAAGCTGGAAGAGCGACTGCTGACATACCGCAAGTTGCGGGTCGCGATTCAGGCAGAAGTCAATCGGCTCATCGCCCGTGATGCGGATACATCAATTTTAACACCGCAGGAACTGAAGATCGATCTTCCGACTCTGTCTTCACAGCAGATCTTTCAGCAGGCCCGGGACTCTCAACCAGAGATCCAAGCGGCTCAACTCCGGACGCAGGCCACACGTTGGGGGATCGAAGTCGCTCATTTGAGCCGTCGACCGGAACTGACACTGTCGGCGAACTATTTCTTCACGGACAACAACCGGCCCCCTTCGAATCTGTATAAGGTAGGACAGGATCCCTGGTCGCTGGGAGCTCAAGTCAGTATTCCACTCTGGAAAGAGAAATACGACGCGCTGGAAGATGAGGCGACCTGGAAGCATCTGGCATCCACGTATTCCGAAAGTGACCTGCTGGACCGCTACGATGCGCTGATCACTGAACTGCTGGCCGAAGCCCGTCGGGCGGAAGAGACGGCACAACTCTATCGAGATACGATTCTCCCCCAGGCGCAGCAGACGTTGCGGGCCGACCAGGAGTCTTATTCCCGCGGGGCTGTCGAGTTTGACCGCGTGATTCGTGATTATCGCAATCTGCTGACGCTTGAGCTGGGATATCATCAGGCAATCGGTGAACTGGCGATCGCCCTGACACAACTCAGTCGCGTTTCGGGACAGGATGTGCCTTTGCATTCTCCGGCACCACCT